The Gemmatimonadaceae bacterium DNA segment TGAGGCCACGCCGCGCCTGAGCGCCACTCCGGGCGGCGAACCGGCCCCGAGCCACCGTACCTGGCACGGCGCCGGATCGTGGCGTGACGCTGCGAGCGCAGCGGAGCCACTCTTCCCTCCCTGTCACAATCCCGTGACCAGGCTCGTGAAAGGGCCGCGTGGCACGTGCGCGATCAGTCCCGGCGCAGCAGTTCCAGGAACCCGGCGGCGCTGACCGGCTCGGAGAACAAGGCCCCCTGGCCGTATTCGCACTTGAACCGGAGCAGTTCGGTGAGCTGCTCCTCGCGCTCGATGCCCTCGGCCACGGTGCGCAGGCGCTTGAGCTTGCCTAACGCCACGATGGCGCGCGTGGCGGCGTGCTCCTCGGGCCGTCGGGTCACCTGGCTCACGTAGCTGCGGTCGATCTTGAGGATGTCGACCGGAATGTCAGAGGGATCGCCGAGCGAGGCGCCGCGCGAGCCGTAGTCGTCGATCGCGATGCGGACGCCGAGGGTACGCACGTGCCGCAGGCGCTGCAGCGCCTCGACCTTGTTGCGGGCGAGGCCACCTTCGGAGATCTCGAGCACCAGGCGATGCGGCTCGATGCCGCTCGCTGAGATCGCCTCGGCCACGTCGTCGACGAAGCTGGCGTGCAGCAGCTGCTTTGGCGTGATGTTCACCGTCACGGTGAGCGAGCGATCGGGGCCGATCGAGTCCTGCCACACGCGCGCCTGACGACAGGCCTCGCGCAGCACCCACTTGCCGAGGGGCAGGATCAGGCCCGTCTCCTCGGCGACCGGAATGAACGCGGCCGCAGGCACGAGCCCGCGCGTGCGGTGGTTCCAGCGCACGAGCGCCTCCACGCCGGCGATGCGGCGGCTGCGCAGGATGACGATGGGCTGATAGACCAGCGAAAACTCGCTGGCATCGATGGCCCGTCGCAGGTCGTCTTCGAGGCGCGTGTGGGCCAGCGCGGGTTCGTGCACACGCGCGTCGAACAACTCACAGGCGCCGCGCCCACGCCGCCTGGCGGCGCGCAGAGCCACGTCGGCATGGCGCAGCAGGTCGTCGGGGCTGTCGTCAGGCGTGGCGCTCGCGATGCCAAGGTTCGCGTTGCCGACGAACCCGAGGCCGTCGATGGTGAGCGGCACGGCGAAGGACTGACCGATGCGCTCGGCCACCTGGACGAAGTTGCTCTCGTCGGCCATGTCCTCGAGCAGGATCCCGAATCGCGCGCCTTCGAAGCGCGCCGCGGAGTCGGAGGAGCGCAGGCACGTCGTCAGCCGATTGGCCGCGGCGGCGATGATGCGCTCGATCTGTCCGACCTGTGCGCGGTGTGCTCCGGCGCGGAAGTCGTCGAACTCGAGGATGAGCACCGCGAGCGGAAGCTGCTGGCGATGCGCGCGGGCCAGGGCGTGCTGCACCCGGTCGCGAAAGAGAGCGCGCGAGGCGAGCCCCGTGAGCGGATCGCGAAGCCCGTTGACCGGCGCGGCGTCGTCAACGGCCGGCGCAATGCGGATGGCGAGCACCACGCTCCGCTCGGGGGGCGCATCGGCGAGTCGCGTGGCGGTGCACTCCACGTGAACGAACGCCCCGTCCGCGCCGCGGACCTGCCACCGCTGCGGGATGTGCAGCTCGGCCCCCTCGGCGACGCGCAGCAGAGCCTGAGTCGCTTCAGCGACACAATCCTCGTGCAGCAAGCTGGCCACGCGCCGACCACGCAGCTCGGGCATGCCGTGCCCAAGTACTTTCTCCACCCCCTTGCTGGCCTTCGCGATGACCCCGTCTCGTCCCACGAGCAGAACAGCGTCGGACAATTTGGCGAGAAGCGATTCTTCGGTCATTCGTTCAGGAGGGGCAGGGGAACATCAGGAAACCAGACGATTGCAATGCACGCCGCGTTCCAGCGCAAACGTTGTCGTGGCGCCATCTTTCCCGTTGTCGTATCGGCAGATAGGGGGCGATGGCTCCGACCGAGGGCCGCACGTGGGGAGAAGAAGCGACAGGGTGTGGCAGTGAAGGGGAAGGGGTCACCATGCGGATGTGAGACCCCTCACGGTGAGGCGACTGGCGGGCTCGGGGGTACACGGTGGCCGGGACCGCTCGCTGAACGGCCGCGACCGGCAGGTGGCGGCGCCTGCGGTGCCGAGCGTTGCGGACCCGCCCAAGCGACCTCGACGCGCACCGGCTTCATTGTTCCTGCTGTCTGGACCACCCTGTCACGACCTCGGCCTTGCTCGCGTTCTCCCGCCTGTCGTTTGAGAGTCCCTGGATCCTCCTTGCGCTCCTGCTGGTCCCGCTGTGGCTCTGGCGGCGTCGGCACGGTGGGCGAGCGGCCATCGTGTTTTCGCGCACCAGCGTGCTGGCCAAAGGGCCAAGAGCCGGTCGCTGGATTGCCCGTGCCCTGGTGACGTTTCGTACGTTGGCCCTCGCCGGCCTTGTGGTGGCGCTGGCGCGTCCGCGCATGGCGGGCCGTTCGGCGCAATCGAACAGCGAGGGCATCAACATCGTCATTGCCTTCGACATCTCGAGCTCGATGCTCGCCGAGGACTTCCAGCCGCAGAACCGCCTCGAGGTGGCCCGCGACAAGGTCAAGCAGTTCGTTCAGCTGCGAACGTCGGATCGCATCGGCGTGGTCGCGTTCAGCGGCGAGGCGCTCACGCAGGTGCCCCTCACGACCGACTATCCCGTGGTGCTCGCCGCGCTGGAGAACCTGCAGCCAGGGCAGCTGGAGGATGGGACGGCGATCGGGACCGCGATCGCCACGGCCGCGAACCGCTTGCGCAACGCGCCGGGACGCTCGCGCGTGATGGTCCTGCTCACCGACGGCGTGAACAATCGCGGCACGATCGACCCGCGCACGGCCGCCCAGGCCGCCGCCGCGTTCGGCATCAGGATCTACGCGATCGGGGTGGGTACCGAAGGGATGGCACCCGTGCCGGTGGGCCGAGGCGTGTTCGGGTTGCGCTACGAGAACAGACCTGTCGAGATCGACGATGCGCTGCTGACGGAGATCGCCGAGCAGAGCGGCGGGCGCTACTTCCGCGCGCGGGATGCGGCGGCGCTCGACCGGATCACTACCGAGATCGACCAGCTGGAGCGCACACCGGTGCGCACGCGGGTCTACACGCGGTATGTAGAACTCTACCGCTGGCCGCTTGGCATCGCGCTCGCGGTGCTGCTCCTCGAACTGGGCCTCGCGGCCTGGCGGGGCCCGCTGCCCTGAGGAAGCCTCAGAGCCATTTTCGCCAGCGCAGCAGCGCGATCAGGCCGATGCCGATCCCGAGCTGGAGCACCAGCATCAACTCGAAGCCCCACGGATGCTCGGCGAGCGGAATGCGCGTGAAGTTCATGCCCCACATGCCGCTGACCACCACGAACGGGACGCTGAGCGTCGCGATGACGCTCAGGCCCTTCGTCACGAGGTTGAGCCGGTTCGACACCTGCGAGAGGTACGACTCCATCGTGCTGCTCAGCAGATCCCGATAGGTGTCCATCGAGTCGTTGATACGCAGCATGTGGTCGTAGATATCCCGGAAGTAGAGCTGGAGGTCCGGCGTCAGCAGCGTCGACGGCCGATTCGAGAGCACGTTGAAGATTTCGCGCTGTGGCGCGAGGTATCGCCTGAGCGAGAGCACCATGCGCTTGACCGCAAAGATGTCGCGCAGGGCGTCCTCGTCGAACGACGCAAAGACGCGCTCCTCCAGCGAGTCGAGGAACTCGTCGACTCGCTCGAGGATCGGGAAGAAGGCGTCGACGGCGACGTCCATGATCTGGTGTGCGAGTCGGGCGGGGCCGCGCGCGACGAGATCCGCCGTGCGCAGGCTCAGTTCGGCCACCTGATCCACTGGCGGCGACGGGCCCGCCTGGGCGGTCACCAGAAAGTTCGCGCCGATGAAGAAGTAGAGATTCGTGGTTTCGAGGTCGTACGGGTCGTCCGTCGCGTCGTGAAAGCGCACCGCGCGCAACGTGACGAACAGGAACGTGTCGTAGGGGTCCACCTTTGGACGGCTCAGCGGATTGAGCACGTCTTCGATGGGCAGCGGGTGGAACCCGAACACCTTTTCGAGCAGGGCCACCTGCTGGCGGCTTCCGATGTCGATGTGCACCCACAGCGTGCCGTGGGGATTGCGGTAGGCGGCGGCCAGGTCGCGGATACTGAGGTCGCGCTGGAGCTGGCCGTCGGCGAAGTAGAAGCTCCGGGGCAGCCTGGCGTCGCCACCCGTCGTGCTCGAAGGGTGGGGCGGAACGGGGGGATCGGTCGTGACGACGTTGGCCACCGGGGTGCTCCCGCGCGGGTCTCTTGGCGAGCGGAATAGTACTGCCGGCGGCAACGGTCCGCCCCACCCCGTTAGATTGGGTCCGTGGCGACGCCGGATTCTCCTGCTCGTGAGGCCGCCGCGTCCTGCGCCATTTCTGTCGACGGCGTGACGCGGCGGTTCGGGCGTCGGTGGGCACTACGCGGCGTTTCGCTCGACGTGCCCACCGGCATGGTGCTCGGCATCGAGGGACACAACGGCAGCGGCAAGAGCACGCTGCTGCGGATCATTGCCACGTCGCTCCGCGCCACGCATGGCAACGTGCGCGTGTTCGGGCGGGATGTCCGGAGGGAGCCTGAGTGGGTGCGGTCGGTCATCGCCCTGATGTCGTTCAACCCCGGTCTCTACGA contains these protein-coding regions:
- a CDS encoding EAL domain-containing protein translates to MTEESLLAKLSDAVLLVGRDGVIAKASKGVEKVLGHGMPELRGRRVASLLHEDCVAEATQALLRVAEGAELHIPQRWQVRGADGAFVHVECTATRLADAPPERSVVLAIRIAPAVDDAAPVNGLRDPLTGLASRALFRDRVQHALARAHRQQLPLAVLILEFDDFRAGAHRAQVGQIERIIAAAANRLTTCLRSSDSAARFEGARFGILLEDMADESNFVQVAERIGQSFAVPLTIDGLGFVGNANLGIASATPDDSPDDLLRHADVALRAARRRGRGACELFDARVHEPALAHTRLEDDLRRAIDASEFSLVYQPIVILRSRRIAGVEALVRWNHRTRGLVPAAAFIPVAEETGLILPLGKWVLREACRQARVWQDSIGPDRSLTVTVNITPKQLLHASFVDDVAEAISASGIEPHRLVLEISEGGLARNKVEALQRLRHVRTLGVRIAIDDYGSRGASLGDPSDIPVDILKIDRSYVSQVTRRPEEHAATRAIVALGKLKRLRTVAEGIEREEQLTELLRFKCEYGQGALFSEPVSAAGFLELLRRD
- a CDS encoding VWA domain-containing protein, coding for MSFESPWILLALLLVPLWLWRRRHGGRAAIVFSRTSVLAKGPRAGRWIARALVTFRTLALAGLVVALARPRMAGRSAQSNSEGINIVIAFDISSSMLAEDFQPQNRLEVARDKVKQFVQLRTSDRIGVVAFSGEALTQVPLTTDYPVVLAALENLQPGQLEDGTAIGTAIATAANRLRNAPGRSRVMVLLTDGVNNRGTIDPRTAAQAAAAFGIRIYAIGVGTEGMAPVPVGRGVFGLRYENRPVEIDDALLTEIAEQSGGRYFRARDAAALDRITTEIDQLERTPVRTRVYTRYVELYRWPLGIALAVLLLELGLAAWRGPLP
- a CDS encoding magnesium transporter CorA family protein → MANVVTTDPPVPPHPSSTTGGDARLPRSFYFADGQLQRDLSIRDLAAAYRNPHGTLWVHIDIGSRQQVALLEKVFGFHPLPIEDVLNPLSRPKVDPYDTFLFVTLRAVRFHDATDDPYDLETTNLYFFIGANFLVTAQAGPSPPVDQVAELSLRTADLVARGPARLAHQIMDVAVDAFFPILERVDEFLDSLEERVFASFDEDALRDIFAVKRMVLSLRRYLAPQREIFNVLSNRPSTLLTPDLQLYFRDIYDHMLRINDSMDTYRDLLSSTMESYLSQVSNRLNLVTKGLSVIATLSVPFVVVSGMWGMNFTRIPLAEHPWGFELMLVLQLGIGIGLIALLRWRKWL